The following are from one region of the Nicotiana tomentosiformis chromosome 7, ASM39032v3, whole genome shotgun sequence genome:
- the LOC104118992 gene encoding formin-like protein 3, protein MPYTIKRRAKYGMSNIIMGRVAYAFGFVALICVWAARNSEGNRKFPGSNLDIAGLWHVPVIDEDTAEQVWIHCREELEESTEAAKFLEYYTQQAATGSYSYLKQDIALLKKRTLRKAIKDLPPEEKQILLQCLRRKNVPLHVSNSEDASSTWFSKYQELFSQWSSVPRRYLRGRKYTFMPTNHAPIPTLAPSPGPATVPTLAPSPGPATVPTLAPSPGPATVSPIYAPVPSVEEPTSSPPILQPPSAAIKPPEMPPKTQIHSNSSKPLPVQPPTKPQNGPNSPGNNQEGRNYLIAAVAGCSVAGIALLALLILCVKNKKKEITPNDGQRDGKPPLTGSSLNVKSASAVTSADPHNPFEAESKMSKPEMNANAHASLPLPPGKSAPPPPSPPPPPPKPPAPRPPPPPKVVRPPNPPKPGMAKPLPLGAHQRGRSSGDGGSDSLGESDAPKAKLKPFFWDKVLANPDHSMVWHEIKAGSFQFNEEMMESLFGYIPGDQGKDDRRKASSSFDQPQYIQIIDAKKSQNLAILLRALNVTTEEVYDALHEGNELPPELLRTLLKMAPTTDEELKLRLFAGDISQLGPAERFLKSMVAVPFAFKRMESLLLMSSLQEEVSSIKESFTTLEVACKELRNSRLFLKLLEAVLKTGNRMNDGTFRGGAQAFKLDTLLKLSDVKGTDGKTTLLNFVVQEIIRSEGLRAARRLREKQNTSSVKTEDLVEDPAQESADYHRSLGLQVVSGLSNELENVRKASLIDGENLSAAVTKLSQSLVKTKEFLDTDMTSLEEDSKFRDTLTNFIQHAEQEITWILEEEKRIMSLVKSTGDYFHGNAGKDEGLRLFSIVSDFLIMLDKACNVVRNSTKLPAKTPRKGTLATSPSQESCPESFPDIRKRLFPAIQERHMGDSSSDDESSSP, encoded by the exons ATGCCATATACAATTAAAAGAAGGGCAAAATATGGGATGAGCAATATTATAATGGGAAGGGTGGCCTATGCATTTGGTTTTGTTGCTTTGATTTGTGTTTGGGCAGCAAGAAATTCAGAAGGGAATAGGAAGTTTCCCGGAAGCAATTTAGACATTGCAGGTCTTTGGCATGTCCCTGTGATAGACGAAGATACG GCCGAGCAAGTATGGATCCACTGCAGGGAAGAGTTGGAAGAGAGCACAGAAGCTGCAAAATTTCTGGAATATTATACTCAACAGGCAGCAACAGGAAGTTATAGTTACTTAAAACAGGATATAGCTCTGTTGAAAAAAAGAACCTTACGGAAGGCTATTAAAGATTTGCCTCCCGAAGAGAAGCAGATTCTGTTGCAGTGCTTAAGAAGGAAAAATGTTCCGCTTCATGTTTCGAATAGTGAGGATGCATCCAGTACTTGGTTTAGCAAGTACCAAGAGCTTTTCTCACAATGGTCCAGTGTTCCCAGGAGGTACCTAAGAGGAAGAAAGTATACATTCATGCCAACAAATCATGCTCCAATTCCAACTCTCGCTCCGTCTCCAGGTCCAGCAACAGTTCCAACTCTTGCTCCGTCTCCAGGTCCTGCAACAGTTCCAACTCTCGCTCCATCTCCAGGCCCTGCAACTGTATCACCAATTTATGCTCCAGTTCCTTCTGTTGAAGAGCCCACTAGCTCTCCTCCAATTTTGCAGCCTCCTTCTGCAGCTATAAAACCTCCAGAAATGCCTCCAAAAACTCAAATTCACTCCAATTCTTCTAAGCCTTTGCCTGTTCAACCTCCAACTAAACCACAGAATGGTCCTAATTCTCCTGGAAATAATCAGGAGGGTCGAAATTATTTAATTGCTGCGGTGGCTGGATGTTCTGTTGCGGGAATCGCCCTTTTAGCTCTGTTGATATTATGTGTtaagaataaaaagaaagaaataactCCAAACGATGGGCAAAGGGATGGAAAACCTCCTCTGACAG GTTCTTCTCTAAATGTCAAGAGTGCATCTGCTGTAACCAGTGCTGATCCTCATAATCCTTTCGAAGCAGAATCGAAAATGTCAAAACCTGAGATGAATGCAAATGCTCATGCATCATTACCCCTTCCTCCAGGAAAATCTGCACCTCCACCACCTagtccacctcctcctcctcctaaaCCGCCAGCTCCAAGACCACCTCCACCTCCAAAAGTTGTTCGCCCTCCTAATCCACCAAAACCTGGTATGGCAAAGCCTTTACCTCTTGGAGCACATCAGAGAGGACGTTCTTCTGGGGATGGGGGAAGTGACTCATTGGGTGAATCTGATGCTCCGAAAGCAAAATTAAAGCCATTCTTCTGGGACAAGGTTCTTGCTAATCCTGATCACTCTATGGTTTGGCATGAAATAAAAGCCGGCTCATTCCA GTTTAATGAGGAGATGATGGAGTCCTTATTCGGATATATACCGGGAGACCAAGGAAAAGATGATCGAAGAAAAGCTTCCTCATCCTTTGACCAACCACAGTATATTCAGATTATTGATGCTAAGAAATCACAGAATCTAGCAATTCTTCTCAGAGCCTTAAATGTGACAACAGAAGAAGTTTATGATGCTCTCCATGAGG GTAATGAGCTGCCTCCTGAACTCCTACGAACTCTATTGAAGATGGCACCAACGACAGATGAAGAACTAAAACTCAGATTATTTGCTGGAGACATTTCTCAGCTTGGCCCTGCTGAACGTTTTCTCAAGTCCATGGTTGCAGTTCCATTTGCCTTCAAACGGATGGAATCATTGTTGCTCATGAGTTCTCTACAGGAAGAAGTTTCTTCCATTAAAGAGTCCTTCACAACCTTAGAG GTCGCATGTAAGGAGCTGAGAAACAGCAGACTGTTCCTGAAACTTCTTGAAGCAGTTCTTAAGACTGGCAACCGCATGAACGATGGCACCTTCCGTGGTGGTGCACAGGCATTCAAGCTTGACACACTTTTGAAACTATCAGATGTGAAAGGAACTGATGGCAAGACCACACTCTTGAACTTTGTAGTGCAGGAAATTATTCGATCCGAAGGATTAAGAGCAGCACGTAGATTAAGGGAGAAGCAAAACACGTCCAGTGTGAAGACAGAAGATCTTGTAGAGGATCCTGCTCAGGAGTCAGCAGATTATCATCGTAGCCTTGGTCTGCAGGTGGTTTCTGGTTTAAGTAATGAGCTTGAGAACGTAAGAAAAGCATCACTTATTGATGGCGAGAACTTAAGTGCAGCTGTCACCAAGCTTAGTCAGTCATTGGTGAAAACTAAAGAGTTTCTGGACACTGATATGACAAGTTTGGAGGAAGACAGTAAGTTCCGTGATACACTCACAAACTTTATCCAACATGCGGAACAGGAGATAACTTGGATACTAGAAGAAGAGAAGAGGATAATGTCTTTGGTTAAGAGCACAGGAGACTACTTCCATGGAAATGCAGGGAAGGATGAAGGCTTGCGTCTCTTTTCTATTGTTAGTGACTTCTTAATAATGCTGGACAAGGCATGTAATGTGGTGAGAAACTCCACAAAACTTCCAGCAAAGACTCCTAGAAAAGGGACATTAGCAACATCTCCTTCCCAAGAATCCTGTCCTGAGTCTTTCCCAGACATACGTAAACGACTATTTCCTGCAATCCAGGAGCGACATATGGGCGATTCTAGTTCAGATGATGAGAGCTCAAGCCCGTAG
- the LOC104115555 gene encoding STOREKEEPER protein-like, producing MAPKSKSSLVDQPPSASSSEEQDTQQAEESQEEEEAQSEEEESGEEESEEEEEEPKTAPPLEKKPTSQKPLQTPQNKPQSSSSSESGTEDGSGSDSDSDSGQSQPSPSASDFTVKPSISAAKSPSKPTSKRPQETQQQQAQKEKQSRPNKKPKISEEDSKVSEEKKSAATTPSRLWSDEDQLAILKGMAEFKAQKGSEPNATDMSAFHDFIKGKLQVEVSKSQVTDKLRRLKKKFLTNVKISDDPVFSKPHDYLMFEFSKKIWGGAGTSDTNGVNENVNNGTNGKAKKTVDVVKKSTSEPKKSAKVSTFTKPKDDEKPKEDEKRAAVKEVDKEDVVVKGDDQRDFRSKYPNLAASFSMPAMSAIFPNGVDIFKENMNLIGSDKAKVLEEKWKKLHDDENDIMLKRLDLIREHYKLVVDARRGN from the coding sequence ATGGCCCCCAAAAGCAAATCTAGCTTAGTAGACCAGCCTCCTTCTGCTTCCTCTTCTGAAGAACAGGACACACAACAAGCAGAAGAAtcccaagaagaagaagaagcgcaatccgaagaagaagaatctggtgaagaagaaagtgaagaagaagaagaagaacccaAAACAGCCCCTCCTCTTGAAAAAAAACCCACTTCCCAAAAACCCCTTCAAACCCCACAAAACAAACCtcagtcttcttcttcttctgagtCCGGAACTGAAGATGGGTCAGGATCCGATTCCGATTCCGATTCGGGTCAATCCCAACCTTCCCCTTCTGCTTCCGACTTCACCGTCAAGCCCAGTATATCCGCTGCAAAATCCCCATCAAAACCCACTTCCAAGAGGCCTCAAGAAACCCAACAACAACAGgcccaaaaagaaaaacaatcaaGGCCCAATAAAAAGCCCAAGATTTCTGAAGAAGATAGTAAGGTTTCTGAGGAGAAGAAATCAGCTGCTACTACACCTAGCAGGCTATGGAGTGATGAAGATCAGCTTGCTATACTCAAAGGTATGGCTGAATTCAAAGCCCAAAAAGGTTCTGAACCAAATGCAACTGATATGTCTGCTTTTCATGACTTTATTAAAGGGAAATtgcaagttgaagtttcaaaaagTCAAGTTACTGATAAGCTTAGAAGGTTAAAAAAGAAATTTTTAACTAATGTGAAAATTAGTGACGACCCTGTTTTCTCTAAACCTCATGATTATTTAATGTTTGAGTTTTCTAAGAAGATTTGGGGTGGTGCTGGAACTAGTGATACTAATGGAGTTAATGAGAATGTTAACAATGGCACTAATGGGAAAGCTAAAAAGACTGTTGATGTTGTTAAGAAGAGTACTTCTGAACCTAAGAAAAGTGCTAAAGTTAGTACCTTTACTAAACCGAAGGATGATGAGAAGCCTAAGGAAGACGAGAAACGGGCCGCTGTAAAAGAGGTAGATAAGGAGGATGTTGTGGTAAAGGGTGATGATCAACGGGATTTTCGGTCTAAGTATCCAAATTTAGCTGCATCCTTTAGTATGCCGGCCATGTCTGCTATCTTTCCGAATGGTGTTGATATATTTAAGGAgaatatgaatttgattggtagtgacaaggctaaggtgtTGGAGGAGAAGTGGAAGAAACTGCACGATGATGAAAATGACATTATGCTCAAGCGCTTAGATTTGATTAGAGAGCATTACAAATTGGTGGTTGATGCAAGGAGAGGTAACTAG
- the LOC138895312 gene encoding uncharacterized protein, which produces MIIGGGDDASINSVKFTTTHKLKRSITHKWYDELEESIIFDKSDTDGLAFPHYDALVITLQILVTDVRRIMLDDGSDACTIHPQVLAQMKLEDKIVTCCITLTCFNNAVERKSGEITLPVLADGVTLETIFHIMDQGMTYNAIIGRPWIHTMRAIPSSLYQVIKFPTP; this is translated from the coding sequence atgatcatcggtggcgggGATGACGCTTCTATCAACAGtgtgaagttcaccacaacccacaagctcaaacggtcaATCACCCACAaatggtatgatgaactcgaagaaagtatcattttcgataagtcagatactgACGGTTTggctttccctcactatgatgctctCGTTATCACTTTACAAATTTTAGTTACTGACGTTAGACGGATTATGTTAGATGATGGGAGCGACGCGTGTACTATCCATCCTCAAGTACtcgcacaaatgaaactcgaggacaagATTGTGACATGCTGCATCACACTAACAtgctttaacaatgcagttgagcgaaaatccggcgagatcacactccccgtctTGGCGGATGGAGTCACTCTGGAAACcatattccacatcatggaccagggcATGACATACAAtgccataatagggcgaccatggatacataccatgagagccatcccctccagcttgtaccaagtcatcaaatttccaactccatGA